Part of the Permianibacter fluminis genome, CGGTACAAAGAAGCCGACATTATACGCAGCCGGACTTGCCGGCGACTGCTCGTACCGCTATAACGTCGCCGCGACCGGCCAGGCCGGTTCCGATGGGTGCAACCGTAACGAGCGACAGCCGCGTAGCTGTCCTGCAGGTGAAATGATGAAGAAGTGGCAATGTCTGGTCTGCGGCCTGGTTTATGACGAGGCGCAAGGCTGGCCGGAAGATGGCATCGCGGCGGGTACCGCCTGGGCTGACGTTCCCGCGGACTGGCTGTGCCCCGATTGCGGCATTGGCAAGGCCGATTTTGAAATGGTCGAAGTCGACTGAGCCTGACTGGCAGCCGCAACGCCGCTGACTATACTTTTGACCTTGTCCTCAACCGAGCGCGGCCGCATCCCCGCTCGGCAATTCAGGAGTGGTGTCATGGCGCAGCAAATCCGCAACCGGCTGGCAGTGATGAAGGCTCTTGCGGTAATGAAACTAGCAGTCGCCTTGATCGGCCTGTTGCTGCTGAACCAACCGGCCACTGCCAATAGTGGTGGCGGCGCGGATGCCGATCCAGAAGGCACCAAGTATTTTGAGTTGTACCCGAATCTGGTGACCAATTATCAGAAAGCCGATGGCAAGCTCGGCTTCCTCTCAGTTGGCATTCAACTGAAAATCAAAGGCAGCGCCGGCGTGGAGTTGGTCAAACAGCATTTGCCGTTGATGCAGGATGCGGTGGTCTGGCTGTTGCGGGCCCAGAGCGAAACGGCGGTCAAGGATTTGGCCCAGCGTGAGACCCTGCGGCAACAAACACTGACCGAACTGCAAACCCGGCTCGAAGCCGAAACCAAGCAAAAAGAAATCATTCAGGACGTGCTGTTTACGAAATATGTCTGGCAGTGAGCAGGCCCTGATGAAAAAAATGCGACCACCGGTCGCATTTTTTTTGCCCACGCAAACAGGTTCAACCTCACCTCACCTACACCTACACAGGTCAGCACAGGCTGGTGCCGGTCAACGCAGCCGCGACAGGCCACCATCCAGCGCCAGCACCTGGCCGGTCATGAATGGCTGCGCTGCGGTCAACAATCCGCTGGCCAGCGCCGCCACGGTCGCGGCGGCGCCAATGGTTTTCATCGGATTGCGATCCGCAATCTGTTGCCGTTTGCTATCGCTGCTGAGCAACGGCTGCGCCAGCGGCGTGTCGATCAGTGCCGGCGCGATCGCATTGACTGTGATCGCTGGCGCCAGCTCGGCGGCCAGCGCGCGCGTCAGTCCTTCGATGGCGCCTTTTGCCGCCGCGATCGAGGCATGAAAAGGCAACCCGGTTTGAGCCGCAACAGAACTGAAAAAAACAATCGCGGCCTGATCGGCCGCTTTCAGCGCCGGCAAACACGCCTGCACCGCCCGCACCGCGCCGAGGCAATTCAATTCCCAGTCACGTAAAAAATCTTGTTCATTGAGTCGGCTGAATGGTTTCAGATTGATGCTGCCCGGGCAGTAAGCCAGACCGTGCAAACGCTCCGGCAGTTGCTCCCGCGGAAACGGTTCGGTCAAGGCATCCCAGCGAAAGCGCACGGCCGCATGCAAATCATTGGCATGTTCCGGCTCGCGACAGGCCAGCCAGACGGCGTGATGTTGCAGCAGCAACTGCTCAACCAGCGCCCGACCGATGCCCCGGCTTCCGCCGATCACCAAAATATTCGCCATGACAGTTCCCCGCATCCGTTGGCGTTATTGCCTTCGCCACTGATACGGACATTGTTGCCAAGGCGTTCACCTGGCGACGATTTTAGGCGGCACTAATAATGATGGGGCAGATAGCCTTTTTTTGTCGGCCATTTTTATCATGACCGTCAGCAAAGCCGTTGCTGGTATGCGGTTTGCCGCGACGATGATTGCGATGCCAGCCGCCGGCCTCAGCCGCTGACAAACGGCAACTGCCGTTTCCAGCCTTCAAAACCACCGTCGACACTGGCAACGGACTGAAAGCCCTGACTGGCAAAAAATTGCGCGGCGTTCTGCGAGCTGTGGCCGTGATAGCACATCACCAGCAGCGGCGCGTCCGGATTGGCCTTGGCCAGAAACTCGGCCAGATTTTCATTGCCGACTCGGATCGCACCATCAACATGACCAGCGGCGAAGGCAACCGGATCGCGAATGTCGACCAGGGTGGCGCCCGCCGCCAATTGCTGTTGCGCCTGCTCGGCACTGATGCGCTGAAAACTCATGGATTACTCCTGTCGATCACGTTGGCAACTATCTGCCACTCTCTTTTTTTTTCCGCGGCATCAATCGGCTGGCCGGCGCATATGGAAATGCGGAATGCCATCTTCCTGATAGGGTTGATCAAACACGGCAAAACCGCAGCCTTCATAGAACCGGCGCAGATAGGCCTGCGCGCCAATTACGCAGGCCTGACCGGGATAGTGCTGGGCCAGCGCCTGCAATCCGCGGTTGACCAGCTCGCGGCCAAAGCCGCCGCTACGCGCACGCGCTGCCGTGCAGACACGGCCAAGCGCCGGGCAGCCGGAATCGGTGCGCGCTGCCGGCACCACCCGCAGATAGGCCAGCAAACCGTCCGCGTCCTGCGCGTAAACGTGCAGACAATCCGGATCGCGACCATCGATGTCCGGATAAGGACACATTTGCTCGATCACGAACACCTGCTGACGCAGCTGCAATATGGCGTGCAGCGTCGCGGTATCCAGTTCGGCAAAGCGGCGGCACTGCCACTGCACGTTGGTGGTGGTCATCACCGGACTCCTGGCGGACAACTCAGTGCCAGCCATCGCGGCGACGGCCGCGCATGGCACTGACACCCCAGCCGAGCACCAGCCCCACCAGCACGATCAGCGCGCCGGCGTACATCACCTCGCTCTGAAAACGGCGCTCCAGCACCGCGTTTTGTTCGGTCAGTGTTTCCAGCTGGTTTTCCAGCTCGACCACCCGCACCTGCAGTTCGTGACTTTGCCGCTGCAACACTTCGCGTTCGGGCAAAGAGGCTTTCATGCCTTCAAGCTCGCTGACCGCGGCATTGAACCGGGTTTCCAGTTCGGCAAAACGGGCGACGGCCGGCGGCGTGGTGACCACCCGTTCCGCTTCAATCCAGCCCTCCGGCCCGCTCGCGGCGCGGACCCGGACAAAGCCGGTGCCCGGCGCTTTTTCCATGATCTGCACCGGCTCGCCGGCCCGGATCTGGTTGATAGCTTTTTGTTCCTTGGCGGCGCCGGCACGCAGCGAGGCCGTCAGCTGGTCGGTGATGTAATGGCTCGGTGTCGGCGTCGGCGCCGGTTCAGCGGCCAGCACCGCGCTGGCAACACTGAGGGCCATCAGCAAGCCCAGTCCCTGTTGGATTACTGCCACCGTTGCACTCCTCCTGCGTTGTTGTCGTTCTTCTGCAAGCATCTGCGAGCATCTGTGAGCGTCTGAGTCCGCCGACCAATTGTAACAGCGCCACTGCGGACACTGGCAGTTTGCCGATTGCTTGCTCGCAGGCGCCAGCCATCCACTACAATGCCGACCTCGATGCGCTCACCGGATCCCGCCCCTGCCATGGCCCGCGAACTTGAATTGAAACTGGCCACCGACCCGGACACCCTCGCCGCGCTGGTGGCGACCCGGTTGCCAGCCGGCTGGCAAGCCGGCCCCTGGCAGACGCAGCGGCTCGGCAATCGCTATTACGACACCGACGATCACGAGCTGCGCGATCGCGGTATCGGCCTGCGGCTGCGCCAGGCCAACGAGCAATTCACCCAGACCATCAAGACCGCCGGCAGCAGTGTCGGTGGCCTGCACCGGCGCAACGAATGGAACGTCAATGTCGCCGGTCCCGAACTCGATCCGGTGCGCTTGCCGGAAACCGAATGGACACCGTGGCTGACCAGCTTGTGGCGCCAGCAAAAATTGCTGACCGTGTTCAGCACCGATTTTGAGCGGC contains:
- a CDS encoding rubredoxin, whose protein sequence is MKKWQCLVCGLVYDEAQGWPEDGIAAGTAWADVPADWLCPDCGIGKADFEMVEVD
- a CDS encoding flagellar basal body-associated FliL family protein → MAQQIRNRLAVMKALAVMKLAVALIGLLLLNQPATANSGGGADADPEGTKYFELYPNLVTNYQKADGKLGFLSVGIQLKIKGSAGVELVKQHLPLMQDAVVWLLRAQSETAVKDLAQRETLRQQTLTELQTRLEAETKQKEIIQDVLFTKYVWQ
- a CDS encoding SDR family NAD(P)-dependent oxidoreductase yields the protein MANILVIGGSRGIGRALVEQLLLQHHAVWLACREPEHANDLHAAVRFRWDALTEPFPREQLPERLHGLAYCPGSINLKPFSRLNEQDFLRDWELNCLGAVRAVQACLPALKAADQAAIVFFSSVAAQTGLPFHASIAAAKGAIEGLTRALAAELAPAITVNAIAPALIDTPLAQPLLSSDSKRQQIADRNPMKTIGAAATVAALASGLLTAAQPFMTGQVLALDGGLSRLR
- the glpE gene encoding thiosulfate sulfurtransferase GlpE, whose amino-acid sequence is MSFQRISAEQAQQQLAAGATLVDIRDPVAFAAGHVDGAIRVGNENLAEFLAKANPDAPLLVMCYHGHSSQNAAQFFASQGFQSVASVDGGFEGWKRQLPFVSG
- a CDS encoding GNAT family N-acetyltransferase; amino-acid sequence: MTTTNVQWQCRRFAELDTATLHAILQLRQQVFVIEQMCPYPDIDGRDPDCLHVYAQDADGLLAYLRVVPAARTDSGCPALGRVCTAARARSGGFGRELVNRGLQALAQHYPGQACVIGAQAYLRRFYEGCGFAVFDQPYQEDGIPHFHMRRPAD
- a CDS encoding TIGR04211 family SH3 domain-containing protein — encoded protein: MAVIQQGLGLLMALSVASAVLAAEPAPTPTPSHYITDQLTASLRAGAAKEQKAINQIRAGEPVQIMEKAPGTGFVRVRAASGPEGWIEAERVVTTPPAVARFAELETRFNAAVSELEGMKASLPEREVLQRQSHELQVRVVELENQLETLTEQNAVLERRFQSEVMYAGALIVLVGLVLGWGVSAMRGRRRDGWH